The following nucleotide sequence is from Ferruginibacter lapsinanis.
TGCTGTTACCGGTGCAACTTTCATAGCAGATCTCTGGAGGACAAACTGATGGTGATGGATTTATAACTACAGTTGCAGAAGCTGCACCACCATTATTGTCATGTACTGTTACAGTATAGCTACCAGGACATAAGTTAAACCTGTTTTGGTCTGTACTTGGACCATCTGACCATGTGTAAGTATAAGGAGCCTTACCATGAGAGGCTGTTACAGAGATAGAGCCTTTGCATACCGTGTTACAAGGACCATCACTACCCAAAGCTTCAACAGTCAGCGGTTGACAAGGTTGAACACATTCTGTGTTGTTACCTGTTTTACTTGGGCTGGCGTGTATTGCTGCAATCAATGGATAACCAAATCCTGCAGGGAATGCGCTCTTCTTCACTGTTACTTCATACCAAACATCATATATCCAGTTTGGATAACTAGGATTAGGAGTGTATGACGCATTGGTTGCTGGTGAATTGGTGGTAAGCACATAACCATAAGTGTTTAAATTCACATCAATAGATGTCATTGTACTTACTATATCGCTTGCACTACCCAATAACATACTTCCTTCTCCACCTGTTACTCCTAAGTTTTTATAGCCTGATGGAACAGCTGCTGCTGTGATGTAATCCAATTTGAATTCCATCTTCTTCACATCATTAACATCATAGATAGCCAATTGTAAATGATCTGAACCTACTAATTGATTGAAAGTATGTCCACCTGGCCATCCTATGGCATTTGTTCCATAAGTATTATCTACAAAGGTTTTAGCAAATGTAGTACGTATGGTAACAGTACCATTACCGTTGTCTATTGTTTGAATAGCTCCTACTGCCCCATTACCTGTACAGCTTTCATAACAGATTTCTTGTTTAGTAAAGCCTGCATCAATGGTTAGGTCATCTTCTCCTGGAGTTAATACAATATCACAAACTATTCCATTTATAGGATCGCTGTCCATATTATCGCTACCCTGATTATCTGGAGAAGGTGTTGAAGAATTGATAAATTTAACACAATACGTACCTGCAGGCAGATCAGGGAATAAGTAATGACCTGTACCATCTGTAGTTGTAGAACCAATTAATGAACCCGGAGATCCTCCAACTGACGTATACAATTCAACAGTTACACCTGGTATGCCTGGTTCTCCAACATCCTGCAAACCATCACCATTGGTATCTTGCCAAACAAAATCACCAATTGATCCAAGATCAAAACCAAAGTCAACAGTCAAATTTCCATTCGCACCGTCACCATCTGTTGTTGGTTCTCCTCCGGCAGTAAGTGTTACATAATTACTGAATACTTCTGTGCCTACAACATTAACTCCGTTATTATCGGTATTGTTATCATTGTTAGGATCTGTACTTGTTGCAGTAGTAGCACCCACAGCATAACCTGTTGGTGTAACTACACCTACAATGTATTTTCCTTCTGGTAAACCACTGAATGAATACTTACCACTGGCGTTGGTTGTGGTAGAAGTAATTGCTGGTCCATCAGGAATATTATCGCTATTATTATCTGTGTACAGATTTACTGTTACATTATTTATACCAGGTTCTCCGGCTTCCTGAACTCCATCATTGTCTTTATCGTACCACACAAAATCACCCAGATTGACACATGAGGTCACAGTAAATGTAGCGGTACATTTCTTATCAACTTCACAATTACTCTTAACCGTAAATGTAACTGTACTTACTCCACCACATGCATTTGGAGCTCCCGGACTATCATCAGAAAGTTGTGCATTACATCCACCGCCAAATACAACTGTTTTTAACCAATCTGCATACAATTGATCAATAACAGCCTGAGACTGACCTCCTGCTTCAATAACATTTTGAGGACAAGTCAATGTCACAGGTGGAGCCTGTGCTACACTAAAGCTTGAGCCACATTCTTTATGTGATACACAATAGCCTTGACCATTATTCGCCATTAATGTGAAATTGATCGTACCACCGCAAGCAATGTTGCCCAGATTTGGTATATCACCTAAGTTGCTGGTTGGACTACAACCACCACTTACGCTAAAGCCGGCTTTCCATGCATTGTATGCTGTTAAGATATCAGCAGGACTTGTACATGCAGGTAAATTTACCGGAGCAGGACAATTCACCACCAAAACCGGTGGTACAGCCACACTGAAGCTTGAACCACATTCTTTATGTGATATACAAGTACCTGGTGCATTATCTGCTATCAACGTAAAGTTGATTGAGCCTCCGCAGGTAAGATCTGGTAAGCCCGGTATATTAGCAATGTTACTGGTTGGGCTACAACCACCACTTACGCTAAAGCCTGCTTTCCATGCATTGTATGCAGTTAAGATATCAGCTGCACTGGTACATGCAGGCAAGTTCACTGGTGGAGGACAATTCACCACTAATGGTGGTGGTGCTGCCACTGTAAAGCTTGAACCACATTCTTTATGAGATATACAAGTGCCTGGTGCGTTATCTGCTATCAACGTAAAGTTGATTGTTCCTCCGCAGGTAAGATCAGATAAGCCCGGTATGTTAGCAATATTACTGATTGGGCTACAACCACCGCTCACGCTAAAGCCCGCTTTCCATGCATTGTATGCTGTTAAGATATCGACTGCGTTTGTACATGCAGGTAAGTTCACTGGTGGAGGACAATTTACCACTAATGGTGGTGGTGCTGCCACTGTAAAGCTTGAGCCACATTCTTTATGTGATACACAATATCCTGCTCCGTTATCAGCCATCAACGTAAAGTTGAAAGTACCGCCACAGGTTAAGTTTGGCAATGCAGGTATATTGGCAATGTTACTGGTTGGGCTACAGCCGCCACTTACGCTAAAGCCTGCCTTCCATGCATTGTATGCTGTTAAGATATCAGCTGCGTTTGTACATGCAGGTAAGTTCACTGGTGGAGGACAATTCACCACTAATGGTGGTGGTGCTGCCACTGTAAAGCTTGAGCCACATTCTTTATGTGATATACAAGTACCTGGTGCATTATCTGCTATCAATGTAAAGTTGATTGTACCTCCGCAGGTAAGATCAGATAAGCCCGGTATATTGGCAATATTACTGATTGGACTACAACCGCCGCTTACACTAAAACCTGCTTTCCATGCATTGTATGCAGTTAAGATATCGGCTGCGTTTGTACATGCAGGTAAGTTCACTGGTGGAGGACAATTCACCACTAATGGTGGTGGTGCTGCCACTGTAAAGCTTGAGCCACATTCTTTATGAGATGGGCAAGTACCTGGTGCATTATCCGCAATCAATGTAAAGTTGAAAGTGCCGCCACAGGTTAGGTTTGGCAATGCAGGTATATTGGCAATGTTGCTGGTTGGGCTACAGCCGCCACTTACACTAAAGCCTGCCTTCCATGCATTGTATGCAATCAGAATATCTGCCGCACTGGTACATGCAGGCAAGTTCACTGGTGGAGGACAATTCACCACTAATGGTGGTGGTGCTGCCACTGTAAAGCTTGAGCCACATTCTTTATGAGATATACAAGTACCTGGTGCATTATCTGCTATCAACGTAAAGTTGAGTGTTCCTCCGCAGGTAAGATCAGATAAGCCCGGTATGTTAGCAATATTACTGATTGGGCTACAACCTCCGCTCACGCTAAAGCCTGCTTTCCATGCATTGTACGCTGTTAAAATATCAGCTGCACTTGTACATGCTGGTAAGTTTACAGGTGGAGGGCAATTTACCACTAATGGTGGTGGTGCTGCCACTGTAAAGCTTGAGCCACATTCTTTATGTGATGGGCAGGTATTTGGTGCATTATCTGCTATCAACGTAAAGTTGAAAGTACCGCCACAGGTTAAATCTGGCAATGCAGGTATATTGGCAATGTTACTGGTTGGGCTACAACCTCCACTTACGCTAAAGCCTGCTTTCCATATATTGTATGCCGCAAGAATAGCTGCTGCGTTTGTACATGCAGGTAAGTTTACAGGTGGAGGACAATTTACCACTAATGGTGGCGGTGCTGCCACCGCAAAGCTTGAGCCACATTCTTTATGTGATACACAATATCCTGCTCCATTATCAGCTATCAGCGTAAAGTTGAGTGTGCCTCCGCAGGTCAAGTCTGTCAATGCAGGTATATTGGCAATATTACTGGTTGGACTACAACCTCCACTTACGCTAAAGCCTGCCTTCCATGCATTGTATGCAACCAGGATGTCAGCTGCGCTGGTACATGCAGGTAAGTTCACTGGTGGAGGGCAATTTACCACTAATGGTGGTGGTGCTGCCACTGTAAAGCTTGAGCCACATTCTTTATGTGATACACAATATCCTGCTCCATTATCAGCAATCAACGTAAAGTTGAGCGTACCTCCGCAAGTAAGATTAGTTAATGCCGGTATATTGGCAATATTGCTGGTTGGGCTGCAACCACCACTAACGCTGAAACCTGCTTTCCATATATTGTATGCCGCTAAAATATCTACTGCACTGGTACATGCCGGTAAGTTCACTGGTGGAGGGCAATTTACCACTAATGGTGGTGGCGCTGCCACTGTAAAGCTTGAACCACATTCTTTATGTGATGGGCAGGTATTTGGTGCGTTATCTGCTATCAACGTAAAGTTGAGCGTACCTCCGCAGGTAAGATTAGTTAATGCCGGTATATTGGCAATATTGCTGGTTGGGCTACAACCACCGCTCACACTAAAGCCTGCTTTCCATGCATTGTATGCGACCAGAATATCTGTTGCACTGGTACATGCCGGTAAGTTCACTGGTGGAGGACAATTCACCACTAATGGTGGCGGTGCTGCCACCGTAAAGCTTGAACCACATTCTTTATGAGACGGACAGGTATTCGGTGCGTTATCAGCCATTAAGGTAAAGTTGAGTGTTCCTCCGCAGGTGAGGTCTGTCAACGCAGGTATATTTGCAATATTGCTGGTTGGGCTACAACCTCCACTCACACTAAAGCCTGCTTTCCATGCATTGTATGCAATCAGGATATCCGCTGCACTTGTACATGCCGGTAAGTTCACAGGTGGAGGGCAATTCACCACTAATGGTGGCGATGCTTGTACTGTAAAAGTCCTTGTGCAAACAACAGGTGGTTCACAGGTACTTGTTATAGTCCAGGTAACTTCTGTCGTTCCTCCAC
It contains:
- a CDS encoding SdrD B-like domain-containing protein, translated to MKVSTNCNEQTNTNAFYRLCKKFYSNIKVAVLLFSFAAIAAMGANAQQPAPSCNLTGPLKACLNGGNFVITANIDFSTANPQLVYSFPTNTAGAFIVSTGPFIYDPLNDAGTQQITINPGVTTGQINLQLDVTTVGGTCECSKSITIVNVSVNTSYTPIVCYGGTSTLTATATGFGSASYKFTLNPGNVVVGPQLSPIANFPNLPAGIYTVTVLDNNGCTAQSIKEITQPPLNPVVPNCPINVVMPICATQQQIDQAFSDWLNSFSFSGGTNASSSRSPLNPTAPPLCGGTTEVTWTITSTCEPPVVCTRTFTVQASPPLVVNCPPPVNLPACTSAADILIAYNAWKAGFSVSGGCSPTSNIANIPALTDLTCGGTLNFTLMADNAPNTCPSHKECGSSFTVAAPPPLVVNCPPPVNLPACTSATDILVAYNAWKAGFSVSGGCSPTSNIANIPALTNLTCGGTLNFTLIADNAPNTCPSHKECGSSFTVAAPPPLVVNCPPPVNLPACTSAVDILAAYNIWKAGFSVSGGCSPTSNIANIPALTNLTCGGTLNFTLIADNGAGYCVSHKECGSSFTVAAPPPLVVNCPPPVNLPACTSAADILVAYNAWKAGFSVSGGCSPTSNIANIPALTDLTCGGTLNFTLIADNGAGYCVSHKECGSSFAVAAPPPLVVNCPPPVNLPACTNAAAILAAYNIWKAGFSVSGGCSPTSNIANIPALPDLTCGGTFNFTLIADNAPNTCPSHKECGSSFTVAAPPPLVVNCPPPVNLPACTSAADILTAYNAWKAGFSVSGGCSPISNIANIPGLSDLTCGGTLNFTLIADNAPGTCISHKECGSSFTVAAPPPLVVNCPPPVNLPACTSAADILIAYNAWKAGFSVSGGCSPTSNIANIPALPNLTCGGTFNFTLIADNAPGTCPSHKECGSSFTVAAPPPLVVNCPPPVNLPACTNAADILTAYNAWKAGFSVSGGCSPISNIANIPGLSDLTCGGTINFTLIADNAPGTCISHKECGSSFTVAAPPPLVVNCPPPVNLPACTNAADILTAYNAWKAGFSVSGGCSPTSNIANIPALPNLTCGGTFNFTLMADNGAGYCVSHKECGSSFTVAAPPPLVVNCPPPVNLPACTNAVDILTAYNAWKAGFSVSGGCSPISNIANIPGLSDLTCGGTINFTLIADNAPGTCISHKECGSSFTVAAPPPLVVNCPPPVNLPACTSAADILTAYNAWKAGFSVSGGCSPTSNIANIPGLPDLTCGGSINFTLIADNAPGTCISHKECGSSFSVAVPPVLVVNCPAPVNLPACTSPADILTAYNAWKAGFSVSGGCSPTSNLGDIPNLGNIACGGTINFTLMANNGQGYCVSHKECGSSFSVAQAPPVTLTCPQNVIEAGGQSQAVIDQLYADWLKTVVFGGGCNAQLSDDSPGAPNACGGVSTVTFTVKSNCEVDKKCTATFTVTSCVNLGDFVWYDKDNDGVQEAGEPGINNVTVNLYTDNNSDNIPDGPAITSTTTNASGKYSFSGLPEGKYIVGVVTPTGYAVGATTATSTDPNNDNNTDNNGVNVVGTEVFSNYVTLTAGGEPTTDGDGANGNLTVDFGFDLGSIGDFVWQDTNGDGLQDVGEPGIPGVTVELYTSVGGSPGSLIGSTTTDGTGHYLFPDLPAGTYCVKFINSSTPSPDNQGSDNMDSDPINGIVCDIVLTPGEDDLTIDAGFTKQEICYESCTGNGAVGAIQTIDNGNGTVTIRTTFAKTFVDNTYGTNAIGWPGGHTFNQLVGSDHLQLAIYDVNDVKKMEFKLDYITAAAVPSGYKNLGVTGGEGSMLLGSASDIVSTMTSIDVNLNTYGYVLTTNSPATNASYTPNPSYPNWIYDVWYEVTVKKSAFPAGFGYPLIAAIHASPSKTGNNTECVQPCQPLTVEALGSDGPCNTVCKGSISVTASHGKAPYTYTWSDGPSTDQNRFNLCPGSYTVTVHDNNGGAASATVVINPSPSVCPPEICYESCTGNSSVGAIQTVDNGNGTTTIRTTFAKTFVDNTYGTNAIGWPNGHTFSNLVGSDHLQLALYDGNNVKKMEFKLDYITAAAVPSGYKNLGVTGGEGSMLLGSASDVVSTMTSLDVNFNTYGYVLTTNSPATNAAYAPNPTYPNWIYDVWYEVTVKNSAFGAAGFGKPLIAAIHASPSKTGNNTECVQPCQPLAVAAVGSNGPCNSVCKGSITVTPSHGKAPYSFTWSDGPSTAQNRSNLCPGTYTVTVQDALGATASSTVVIVPAQTGACDICYASCTGKTAVGAKQTITDNGNGTTTIRTTFAKTFVDNTYGTNAIGWPGKGHKFKDLVGSDHLQLALYDANNVKKMEFKIDYISAAAVPSGYKTLGVTGGEGKMLLGSASDVVGALTSLDVNLNTYGYVLITNSPATNAAYAPNATYPNWIYDVWYEVTVKNSAFGPAGFGKPMITSVHASPSKTGSNSECVVVAPCPPVIISSRPINNSIPTTKVVDMKMERQFEVYPNPASNTVNMSFVPDNTGNSTVSLYNVDGKLVSTIYSETTLSGKMYFKKFSISHLLPGVYLIKLQNGKFTQTKKLTIVR